In Sphaeramia orbicularis chromosome 14, fSphaOr1.1, whole genome shotgun sequence, the following are encoded in one genomic region:
- the LOC115432432 gene encoding putative gustatory receptor clone PTE03 — MENLTLNLDLLILAGLKVTPQSSTPAFILLLLVYIIVMVSNMGLVVLIFRSRSLHQPMYLLFCNLMINHAFGATVIIPHILKDIIISPSKRHIYYINCVAQAFCAHFHGTASYTVLTIMAFDRYVAICNPLRYASIMTNRMVVKLSVAAWGSALVMVAILLGLTIRLSRCRRTLPNLFCDNASLFSLSCESVLINNIYGLTYTILLLGSSIGSITLTYLKIVAVCMRRKNKALNRKALQTCASHLAACLLLLVMAFIIIILHRFPHLSDYRKMVPILGHATMPIVNAMTYGVQIKAVRQTIKNVLHIK; from the coding sequence ATGGAAAATCTGACTTTAAATTTGGACCTCCTTATCCTGGCGGGGTTAAAGGTCACCCCCCAGTCGTCCACCCCcgccttcatcctcctcctcctcgtctacATCATCGTCATGGTTTCCAACATGGGCCTGGTGGTGCTGATCTTCAGGAGCAGGAGCCTCCATCAGCCCATGTACCTGCTCTTCTGTAACCTCATGATTAACCATGCATTTGGAGCCACAGTAATAATCCCTCATATACTCAAAGATATTATTATCTCGCCGTCAAAGCGACACATTTACTACATAAACTGCGTGGCTCAGGCTTTTTGCGCCCACTTCCATGGGACTGCATCTTACACTGTGCTCACGATCATGGCCTTTGACCGATACGTGGCCATCTGTAACCCTCTACGCTACGCCTCCATTATGACCAACAGGATGGTGGTGAAGCTGTCAGTGGCAGCGTGGGGGTCTGCTTTAGTGATGGTGGCCATCCTCCTGGGCCTCACCATTCGCCTTTCACGCTGCAGGAGGACCCTCCCCAACCTGTTCTGTGATAATGCTTCCTTATTCAGTCTTTCCTGTGAAAGTGTCCTCATCAACAACATCTATGGTCTTACGTACACCATCCTCCTGCTCGGCTCTTCCATCGGCAGCATCACACTCACCTACCTGAAAATCGTGGCAGTGTGTATGCGCAGGAAAAACAAAGCTCTGAACAGGAAAGCGCTGCAGACCTGTGCTTCCCACCTGGCTGCGTGCCTCCTCCTGCTGGTGATGGCCTTCATCATTATTATCCTACACAGATTCCCTCATTTGTCCGACTACAGGAAGATGGTGCCTATTCTGGGACACGCTACTATGCCGATTGTGAATGCAATGACATACGGCGTACAGATAAAAGCAGTCAGACAGACCATTAAGAATGTTTTACATATCAAATAA